In the Ctenopharyngodon idella isolate HZGC_01 chromosome 4, HZGC01, whole genome shotgun sequence genome, one interval contains:
- the LOC127511436 gene encoding G-protein coupled receptor family C group 6 member A-like, translated as MVFPHARNQVENITSNVISRCSDSCLPGFKRAFIDGKPTCCYICEGCPANTFSNQTDADECHKCPGKFWSNPNSTFCSPQKPIFLSWIDHYCITIVVFASLGLLLTLIVMLVFLVKWTTLVVLAAGGPISILILLSLLGTFTSAILFGGKPTDIQCKTGQVLFGLSFTLCVSCILVRCFKILVAFQNDSAGKRVMKKIFLPYWIIGICVLFQGIICGLWLWKSPPKVSEYPTQTELIIQCAEGDVLFFGLMLALIGLLAVVCFGFAFLGRKLPDCYNEEKCISISMLVYIINWVVFVPVYVNQKETVRYKSAIQMVVMLFFAYGILICHFMPKCYIILFKSKHNTREAFKRVHQTLP; from the exons ATGGTGTTTCCTCATGCCAG AAATCAGGTGGAAAACATCACA AGTAATGTGATTTCGCGGTGCTCTGACAGTTGTCTCCCTGGATTTAAACGGGCCTTTATTGACGGCAAACCCACCTGTTGCTATATTTGTGAGGGGTGTCCTGCAAACACTTTTTCAAACCAAACAG ATGCAGATGAATGTCACAAATGTCCAGGCAAATTCTGGTCTAATCCAAACTCAACCTTCTGCTCTCCCCAAAAGCCAATTTTCCTATCCTGGATAGATCATTACTGTATCACTATTGTGGTGTTTGCTTCTCTTGGCCTTCTTTTGACATTGATTGTGATGCTTGTATTTCTGGTCAAATGGACCACCCTGGTGGTCCTCGCAGCAGGAGGTCCCATCTCCATCCTAATCTTGCTGTCCCTCCTCGGGACGTTCACCAGCGCGATCTTGTTTGGTGGGAAACCCACAGACATACAGTGTAAAACCGGCCAGGTGCTTTTCGGCCTGAGCTTCACCCTGTGTGTCTCCTGCATCCTGGTCAGGTGCTTTAAGATTCTGGTGGCCTTCCAGAATGATTCAGCTGGAAAACGGGTAATGAAAAAGATTTTCCTGCCCTACTGGATCATTGGCATTTGTGTGCTTTTCCAGGGCATCATATGTGGCTTGTGGTTGTGGAAGAGTCCACCCAAGGTTTCTGAGTACCCAACACAGACTGAACTCATCATCCAGTGCGCTGAGGGAGATGTACTATTCTTTGGACTCATGCTGGCCCTTATCGGCCTTCTGGCAGTGGTGTGCTTTGGGTTTGCCTTCCTAGGGCGGAAGCTTCCTGATTGCTACAATGAAGAGAAGTGCATCAGCATAAGCATGCTCGTCTACATTATCAATTGGGTGGTGTTTGTACCCGTCTATGTGAACCAGAAGGAGACGGTCAGGTACAAATCTGCCATTCAGATGGTGGTGATGCTCTTCTTCGCATATGGGATTCTCATCTGCCACTTCATGCCCAAATGTTACATCATCCTGTTTAAAAGCAAGCACAACACCAGAGAAGCTTTCAAAAGAGTTCACCAGACGCTTCCGTAA
- the tmem63a gene encoding CSC1-like protein 1 isoform X2: protein MASTLWGQFSILMDNDTRVGNSCFSATQSTVLKGVNFGGLPIVLLLDFIVFLLLLSAFTVIRRRLWDHGRLALVAENERDFSKRRYRRMTSSISTEEPEYEKGCCSWVTFIVNMDEATVQEKCGVDAVHYLSFQKHLVTLLLLICVLSVSVILPVNLSGDLLGNDPYSFGRTTIGNLKKDNKLLWLHTVFAVLYLVITVALLRRHTSKMKGTKSEIARNTLFVRSVPTAATDESIKTHFSEAYPTCQVIEVNLCYDVAKLIDLDRNRKRAGKNLQHYRKILDRQGHREVINPRPCSHLCCCCHCQGCEKVDAIEFYSSQEAALLEEENKLKQNRVYPLGMAFVTLQNEYMATYILKDFNALECGGRAGGVVGEEMGGGIKCGCGREPQPSSKSAELRVHNWEVNYAPHPHNIYWENLSLRGWRWWLRCVLLNVALFVLLFFLTTPSIIISTMDKFNVTKPIHYLNSAVISQFFPTLLLWTFSALLPTIVYYSTLGESHWTRSSENMSMMYKLYIFLIFMVLILPSLGLTSLDVFFRWLFDKQSEGKLRFECVFLADQGAFFVNYVITAALVGTGMELLRLPGLLLYIVRLALAHSAAERKYVKQNQAYEFQYGAMYGWTLCVFTVIMAYSITCPVIVPFGLLYLMLKHLVDKHNLYFAYLPARLDRQVHLGAVNQALAAPIICLMWLYFFSVLRTGFMADTSLFTLVVLCVTIFICIGYTCFGHFKYLSPHNYKLSEPGIIKEEDEDRVSESSSHSVYLPKVLNPDASFDSSDECSTRQSYGTTDTSPPFLSTEEDCPDLDI from the exons ATGGCCTCCACGTTGTGGGGGCAGTTCTCCATATTGATGGATAATGACACTCGTGTGGGCAATAGCTGTTTCAGTGCCACACAGAGCACTGTGCTGAAGGGGGTGAATTTCGGAGGTTTGCCCATCGTTCTGCTGCTCGACTTTATAGTCTTCCTG TTGCTGCTATCGGCCTTCACTGTGATCAGAAGGAGACTGTGGGATCATGGGAGACTTGCTCTTGTTGCAGAGAACGAAAG AGACTTTAGTAAACGGCGCTACCGTAGAATGACATCATCCATCTCCACTGAGGAGCCTGAATACGAGAAA GGTTGCTGCTCTTGGGTCACCTTTATCGTCAATATGGA tgagGCTACAGTCCAGGAGAAATGTGGGGTGGATGCAGTACATTATCTGTCATTTCAGAAGCACTTGGTCACCCTGCTCTTGCTCATCTGTGTGCTGTCTGTGTCCGTCATCCTACCAGTTAATCTGTCTGGGGATCTGCTGG GCAATGATCCATACAGTTTCGGGAGAACCACCATAGGGAATCTTAAGAAGGA TAATAAACTGCTTTGGCTACACACAGTGTTTGCAGTTCTATATCTCGTGATCACAGTGGCCCTGCTGAGACGCCACACCTCTAAAATGAAGGGAACCAAGAGTGAGATA GCCAGAAACACCCTGTTTGTGAGGTCTGTACCCACTGCAGCCACTGATGAGAGTATAAAAACTCACTTTTC GGAGGCATACCCTACCTGTCAAGTGATTGAAGTTAACTTGTGCTATGATGTTGCCAAACTGATTGACTTGGACAGAAACAG AAAACGGGCAGGAAAAAACCTGCAGCATTACCGTAAGATACTCGATCGCCAGGGACATCGTGAGGTCATCAACCCGCGCCCATGCAGCCACCTGTGCTGCTGCTGCCACTGTCAGGGGTGCGAAAAG gtTGATGCTATAGAGTTCTACAGTTCACAGGAAGCTGCTCTGCTTGAGGAGGAAAATAAACTAAAGCAGAATAGGGTGTATCCTCTAGGCATGGCATTTGTCACCCTGCAAAATGAGTACATGGCCACTTA TATCCTGAAAGATTTCAATGCTCTTGAGTGTGGAGGCAGGGCAGGGGGTGTGGTCGGAGAAGAAATGGGTGGGGGAATCAAGTGTGGGTGTGGCCGGGAGCCTCAGCCGTCCTCTAAGAGTGCAGAGCTGAGGGTACACAATTGGGAAGTGAATTACGCTCCTCACCCACATAATATCTACTG GGAGAATTTGTCATTACGTGGGTGGCGTTGGTGGCTACGTTGTGTGTTGCTGAATGTTGCACTCTTCGTGCTCCTCTTCTTCCTCACAACGCCCTCCATCATCATCAGCACCATGGACAAGTTTAACGTCACCAAGCCTATTCACTATCTGAAC AGTGCCGTTATCAGCCAGTTCTTCCCCACTCTTCTACTGTGGACCTTCTCTGCCCTGCTGCCCACTATAGTGTATTACTCTACACTGGGGGAATCCCATTGGACCAG gtcTAGTGAGAATATGAGCATGATGTACAAGCTCTACATATTTCTGATCTTCATGGTGTTGATTTTGCCATCACTGGGCCTCACCAG TCTGGACGTGTTTTTCCGCTGGTTGTTTGATAAGCAGTCTGAGGGGAAGCTGAGGTTTGA GTGTGTGTTTTTAGCTGATCAGGGGGCGTTCTTTGTAAATTACGTGATCACAGCCGCTCTGGTGGGCACAGGCATGGAGCTGCTGCGATTGCCAGGGTTGCTGCTCTACATCGTGCGTCTGGCACTCGCACATTCGGCTGCTGAGAGGAAATATGTTAAACAG AATCAAGCGTACGAGTTTCAGTACGGCGCGATGTACGGATGGACtctgtgtgtgttcacggtCATCATGGCGTACAGCATCACCTGTCCTGTCATCGTCCCCTTCG GTCTGCTGTACCTGATGCTGAAACACCTGGTGGACAAACACAACCTGTACTTCGCTTACCTGCCCGCCCGCCTTGACCGGCAAGTTCACCTGGGAGCTGTCAATCAAGCGCTGGCTGCACCAATCATATGCCTGATGTGGCTTTATTTTTTCTCTGTGCTCAGGACAG GCTTCATGGCGGACACATCACTGTTCACACTTGTGGTTCTGTGTGTCACCATCTTTATCTGTATAGGTTACACTTGCTTTGGGCACTTCAAATACCTCAGTCCCCACAACTACAAA CTTTCTGAACCTGGCATT ATTAAGGAGGAAGATGAAGATAGAGTTTCTGAGAGCTCATCTCATTCG GTGTATCTTCCCAAAGTTCTGAACCCAGACGCATCGTTCGATTCTTCTGATGAGTGCAGCACTCGGCAATCCTATGGCACGACAGACACGAGCCCGCCTTTCCTCAGCACTGAGGAAGACTGTCCAGACTTGGATATCTAA
- the tmem63a gene encoding CSC1-like protein 1 isoform X3 — MKMASTLWGQFSILMDNDTRVGNSCFSATQSTVLKGVNFGGLPIVLLLDFIVFLLLLSAFTVIRRRLWDHGRLALVAENERDFSKRRYRRMTSSISTEEPEYEKGCCSWVTFIVNMDEATVQEKCGVDAVHYLSFQKHLVTLLLLICVLSVSVILPVNLSGDLLGNDPYSFGRTTIGNLKKDNKLLWLHTVFAVLYLVITVALLRRHTSKMKGTKSEIARNTLFVRSVPTAATDESIKTHFSEAYPTCQVIEVNLCYDVAKLIDLDRNRKRAGKNLQHYRKILDRQGHREVINPRPCSHLCCCCHCQGCEKVDAIEFYSSQEAALLEEENKLKQNRVYPLGMAFVTLQNEYMATYILKDFNALECGGRAGGVVGEEMGGGIKCGCGREPQPSSKSAELRVHNWEVNYAPHPHNIYWENLSLRGWRWWLRCVLLNVALFVLLFFLTTPSIIISTMDKFNVTKPIHYLNSAVISQFFPTLLLWTFSALLPTIVYYSTLGESHWTRSSENMSMMYKLYIFLIFMVLILPSLGLTSLDVFFRWLFDKQSEGKLRFECVFLADQGAFFVNYVITAALVGTGMELLRLPGLLLYIVRLALAHSAAERKYVKQNQAYEFQYGAMYGWTLCVFTVIMAYSITCPVIVPFGLLYLMLKHLVDKHNLYFAYLPARLDRQVHLGAVNQALAAPIICLMWLYFFSVLRTGFMADTSLFTLVVLCVTIFICIGYTCFGHFKYLSPHNYKIKEEDEDRVSESSSHSVYLPKVLNPDASFDSSDECSTRQSYGTTDTSPPFLSTEEDCPDLDI, encoded by the exons ATGaag ATGGCCTCCACGTTGTGGGGGCAGTTCTCCATATTGATGGATAATGACACTCGTGTGGGCAATAGCTGTTTCAGTGCCACACAGAGCACTGTGCTGAAGGGGGTGAATTTCGGAGGTTTGCCCATCGTTCTGCTGCTCGACTTTATAGTCTTCCTG TTGCTGCTATCGGCCTTCACTGTGATCAGAAGGAGACTGTGGGATCATGGGAGACTTGCTCTTGTTGCAGAGAACGAAAG AGACTTTAGTAAACGGCGCTACCGTAGAATGACATCATCCATCTCCACTGAGGAGCCTGAATACGAGAAA GGTTGCTGCTCTTGGGTCACCTTTATCGTCAATATGGA tgagGCTACAGTCCAGGAGAAATGTGGGGTGGATGCAGTACATTATCTGTCATTTCAGAAGCACTTGGTCACCCTGCTCTTGCTCATCTGTGTGCTGTCTGTGTCCGTCATCCTACCAGTTAATCTGTCTGGGGATCTGCTGG GCAATGATCCATACAGTTTCGGGAGAACCACCATAGGGAATCTTAAGAAGGA TAATAAACTGCTTTGGCTACACACAGTGTTTGCAGTTCTATATCTCGTGATCACAGTGGCCCTGCTGAGACGCCACACCTCTAAAATGAAGGGAACCAAGAGTGAGATA GCCAGAAACACCCTGTTTGTGAGGTCTGTACCCACTGCAGCCACTGATGAGAGTATAAAAACTCACTTTTC GGAGGCATACCCTACCTGTCAAGTGATTGAAGTTAACTTGTGCTATGATGTTGCCAAACTGATTGACTTGGACAGAAACAG AAAACGGGCAGGAAAAAACCTGCAGCATTACCGTAAGATACTCGATCGCCAGGGACATCGTGAGGTCATCAACCCGCGCCCATGCAGCCACCTGTGCTGCTGCTGCCACTGTCAGGGGTGCGAAAAG gtTGATGCTATAGAGTTCTACAGTTCACAGGAAGCTGCTCTGCTTGAGGAGGAAAATAAACTAAAGCAGAATAGGGTGTATCCTCTAGGCATGGCATTTGTCACCCTGCAAAATGAGTACATGGCCACTTA TATCCTGAAAGATTTCAATGCTCTTGAGTGTGGAGGCAGGGCAGGGGGTGTGGTCGGAGAAGAAATGGGTGGGGGAATCAAGTGTGGGTGTGGCCGGGAGCCTCAGCCGTCCTCTAAGAGTGCAGAGCTGAGGGTACACAATTGGGAAGTGAATTACGCTCCTCACCCACATAATATCTACTG GGAGAATTTGTCATTACGTGGGTGGCGTTGGTGGCTACGTTGTGTGTTGCTGAATGTTGCACTCTTCGTGCTCCTCTTCTTCCTCACAACGCCCTCCATCATCATCAGCACCATGGACAAGTTTAACGTCACCAAGCCTATTCACTATCTGAAC AGTGCCGTTATCAGCCAGTTCTTCCCCACTCTTCTACTGTGGACCTTCTCTGCCCTGCTGCCCACTATAGTGTATTACTCTACACTGGGGGAATCCCATTGGACCAG gtcTAGTGAGAATATGAGCATGATGTACAAGCTCTACATATTTCTGATCTTCATGGTGTTGATTTTGCCATCACTGGGCCTCACCAG TCTGGACGTGTTTTTCCGCTGGTTGTTTGATAAGCAGTCTGAGGGGAAGCTGAGGTTTGA GTGTGTGTTTTTAGCTGATCAGGGGGCGTTCTTTGTAAATTACGTGATCACAGCCGCTCTGGTGGGCACAGGCATGGAGCTGCTGCGATTGCCAGGGTTGCTGCTCTACATCGTGCGTCTGGCACTCGCACATTCGGCTGCTGAGAGGAAATATGTTAAACAG AATCAAGCGTACGAGTTTCAGTACGGCGCGATGTACGGATGGACtctgtgtgtgttcacggtCATCATGGCGTACAGCATCACCTGTCCTGTCATCGTCCCCTTCG GTCTGCTGTACCTGATGCTGAAACACCTGGTGGACAAACACAACCTGTACTTCGCTTACCTGCCCGCCCGCCTTGACCGGCAAGTTCACCTGGGAGCTGTCAATCAAGCGCTGGCTGCACCAATCATATGCCTGATGTGGCTTTATTTTTTCTCTGTGCTCAGGACAG GCTTCATGGCGGACACATCACTGTTCACACTTGTGGTTCTGTGTGTCACCATCTTTATCTGTATAGGTTACACTTGCTTTGGGCACTTCAAATACCTCAGTCCCCACAACTACAAA ATTAAGGAGGAAGATGAAGATAGAGTTTCTGAGAGCTCATCTCATTCG GTGTATCTTCCCAAAGTTCTGAACCCAGACGCATCGTTCGATTCTTCTGATGAGTGCAGCACTCGGCAATCCTATGGCACGACAGACACGAGCCCGCCTTTCCTCAGCACTGAGGAAGACTGTCCAGACTTGGATATCTAA
- the tmem63a gene encoding CSC1-like protein 1 isoform X1 yields the protein MKMASTLWGQFSILMDNDTRVGNSCFSATQSTVLKGVNFGGLPIVLLLDFIVFLLLLSAFTVIRRRLWDHGRLALVAENERDFSKRRYRRMTSSISTEEPEYEKGCCSWVTFIVNMDEATVQEKCGVDAVHYLSFQKHLVTLLLLICVLSVSVILPVNLSGDLLGNDPYSFGRTTIGNLKKDNKLLWLHTVFAVLYLVITVALLRRHTSKMKGTKSEIARNTLFVRSVPTAATDESIKTHFSEAYPTCQVIEVNLCYDVAKLIDLDRNRKRAGKNLQHYRKILDRQGHREVINPRPCSHLCCCCHCQGCEKVDAIEFYSSQEAALLEEENKLKQNRVYPLGMAFVTLQNEYMATYILKDFNALECGGRAGGVVGEEMGGGIKCGCGREPQPSSKSAELRVHNWEVNYAPHPHNIYWENLSLRGWRWWLRCVLLNVALFVLLFFLTTPSIIISTMDKFNVTKPIHYLNSAVISQFFPTLLLWTFSALLPTIVYYSTLGESHWTRSSENMSMMYKLYIFLIFMVLILPSLGLTSLDVFFRWLFDKQSEGKLRFECVFLADQGAFFVNYVITAALVGTGMELLRLPGLLLYIVRLALAHSAAERKYVKQNQAYEFQYGAMYGWTLCVFTVIMAYSITCPVIVPFGLLYLMLKHLVDKHNLYFAYLPARLDRQVHLGAVNQALAAPIICLMWLYFFSVLRTGFMADTSLFTLVVLCVTIFICIGYTCFGHFKYLSPHNYKLSEPGIIKEEDEDRVSESSSHSVYLPKVLNPDASFDSSDECSTRQSYGTTDTSPPFLSTEEDCPDLDI from the exons ATGaag ATGGCCTCCACGTTGTGGGGGCAGTTCTCCATATTGATGGATAATGACACTCGTGTGGGCAATAGCTGTTTCAGTGCCACACAGAGCACTGTGCTGAAGGGGGTGAATTTCGGAGGTTTGCCCATCGTTCTGCTGCTCGACTTTATAGTCTTCCTG TTGCTGCTATCGGCCTTCACTGTGATCAGAAGGAGACTGTGGGATCATGGGAGACTTGCTCTTGTTGCAGAGAACGAAAG AGACTTTAGTAAACGGCGCTACCGTAGAATGACATCATCCATCTCCACTGAGGAGCCTGAATACGAGAAA GGTTGCTGCTCTTGGGTCACCTTTATCGTCAATATGGA tgagGCTACAGTCCAGGAGAAATGTGGGGTGGATGCAGTACATTATCTGTCATTTCAGAAGCACTTGGTCACCCTGCTCTTGCTCATCTGTGTGCTGTCTGTGTCCGTCATCCTACCAGTTAATCTGTCTGGGGATCTGCTGG GCAATGATCCATACAGTTTCGGGAGAACCACCATAGGGAATCTTAAGAAGGA TAATAAACTGCTTTGGCTACACACAGTGTTTGCAGTTCTATATCTCGTGATCACAGTGGCCCTGCTGAGACGCCACACCTCTAAAATGAAGGGAACCAAGAGTGAGATA GCCAGAAACACCCTGTTTGTGAGGTCTGTACCCACTGCAGCCACTGATGAGAGTATAAAAACTCACTTTTC GGAGGCATACCCTACCTGTCAAGTGATTGAAGTTAACTTGTGCTATGATGTTGCCAAACTGATTGACTTGGACAGAAACAG AAAACGGGCAGGAAAAAACCTGCAGCATTACCGTAAGATACTCGATCGCCAGGGACATCGTGAGGTCATCAACCCGCGCCCATGCAGCCACCTGTGCTGCTGCTGCCACTGTCAGGGGTGCGAAAAG gtTGATGCTATAGAGTTCTACAGTTCACAGGAAGCTGCTCTGCTTGAGGAGGAAAATAAACTAAAGCAGAATAGGGTGTATCCTCTAGGCATGGCATTTGTCACCCTGCAAAATGAGTACATGGCCACTTA TATCCTGAAAGATTTCAATGCTCTTGAGTGTGGAGGCAGGGCAGGGGGTGTGGTCGGAGAAGAAATGGGTGGGGGAATCAAGTGTGGGTGTGGCCGGGAGCCTCAGCCGTCCTCTAAGAGTGCAGAGCTGAGGGTACACAATTGGGAAGTGAATTACGCTCCTCACCCACATAATATCTACTG GGAGAATTTGTCATTACGTGGGTGGCGTTGGTGGCTACGTTGTGTGTTGCTGAATGTTGCACTCTTCGTGCTCCTCTTCTTCCTCACAACGCCCTCCATCATCATCAGCACCATGGACAAGTTTAACGTCACCAAGCCTATTCACTATCTGAAC AGTGCCGTTATCAGCCAGTTCTTCCCCACTCTTCTACTGTGGACCTTCTCTGCCCTGCTGCCCACTATAGTGTATTACTCTACACTGGGGGAATCCCATTGGACCAG gtcTAGTGAGAATATGAGCATGATGTACAAGCTCTACATATTTCTGATCTTCATGGTGTTGATTTTGCCATCACTGGGCCTCACCAG TCTGGACGTGTTTTTCCGCTGGTTGTTTGATAAGCAGTCTGAGGGGAAGCTGAGGTTTGA GTGTGTGTTTTTAGCTGATCAGGGGGCGTTCTTTGTAAATTACGTGATCACAGCCGCTCTGGTGGGCACAGGCATGGAGCTGCTGCGATTGCCAGGGTTGCTGCTCTACATCGTGCGTCTGGCACTCGCACATTCGGCTGCTGAGAGGAAATATGTTAAACAG AATCAAGCGTACGAGTTTCAGTACGGCGCGATGTACGGATGGACtctgtgtgtgttcacggtCATCATGGCGTACAGCATCACCTGTCCTGTCATCGTCCCCTTCG GTCTGCTGTACCTGATGCTGAAACACCTGGTGGACAAACACAACCTGTACTTCGCTTACCTGCCCGCCCGCCTTGACCGGCAAGTTCACCTGGGAGCTGTCAATCAAGCGCTGGCTGCACCAATCATATGCCTGATGTGGCTTTATTTTTTCTCTGTGCTCAGGACAG GCTTCATGGCGGACACATCACTGTTCACACTTGTGGTTCTGTGTGTCACCATCTTTATCTGTATAGGTTACACTTGCTTTGGGCACTTCAAATACCTCAGTCCCCACAACTACAAA CTTTCTGAACCTGGCATT ATTAAGGAGGAAGATGAAGATAGAGTTTCTGAGAGCTCATCTCATTCG GTGTATCTTCCCAAAGTTCTGAACCCAGACGCATCGTTCGATTCTTCTGATGAGTGCAGCACTCGGCAATCCTATGGCACGACAGACACGAGCCCGCCTTTCCTCAGCACTGAGGAAGACTGTCCAGACTTGGATATCTAA